The genomic stretch TGAGTcccgcccccccacacccagTATCCAATCAAacatctgcaggtttaactccagtcctggagggccgcagtgtctgcaggtttaactccagtcctggagggggcgcagtCTGCAGGGTTTGTAGTTAGCAGCTAATACTGAGATTTTCCTTCACAGAACAGCATGAAGTGGGGCCCTATCCTGCAGCCACCAGGGAACATTAATGTTAAAATGCTCACAAGGTGTCCGAGGTTTTTATTGATGGTTCTTCTCGGTTGTTGGAGCAGAATGCACTGGCCCAAGCCCCGCCCCCTAGCGGAATGTGGCtgctgagggggcggggcttgggTTGAGTGACAGCTTCCCATTGCAGGTGAGGCAGCACCTGTGCGTGATGAGGGAGTGCGCTCTGAGGGAAGACTCCGCCCACACGGCTAACGGACAGCCCGGCCAGGTCAGGGTGCGGGGCCCGGGGGGCCCCCTGCAAAGCCTGCTGGGAAGGGCTGGACCTCCCATTAGGGCAGGGGTCTGCAGGCAGGGTGCTGTACAAACCAAACATCACCACTGAAATGGGCACAAATGCACTAAACACAAAGTAAAATCAAAATGCCGCAGTTCATGCAGAAGTTAGTGATCTGTTTTACATGTGGCCAGTGCACATTTAAAATACTGCCAGTGCTACTGGTGGGAATGTAGCTAAACTGCACCCTCTAGTGGAGATGTGGCTAAACTGCACCCTCTAGTGGAGATGTGGCTAAACTGCACCCTCTAGTGGAGATGTGGCTAAACTGCACCCTCTAGTGGAGATGTGGCTAAACTGCACCTGTCTTTGGACACTTTCTGTTGACCCCTGAACTCCTGTAGTCCAGAACTTCCCACAGGCAGCagttgatggtgtgtgtgtgtgtgtgtgtgtgtgtgtgtgtgtgtgtgtgcgcgtgtgtgcgcgtgtgtgtgtgtgcgtgtgcgtgtgcgtgttccaGTCACCGCTGTTAACCCTTGGATGCCTGCTTCTGTCCGTCCCTGAAACTCACTCCCCAGCTGGGCTGCCTGTCAGTGGCTCTAACTCCTGCGTGTGTAAACGGCTTTATTCAGTGCTGCCCTCCCTGGCCTGGAGTGGAATAACGCGCAGGGcggctctctccctcctgaTTAATACGCATTCGAACCCGGCCCGGGGTCGTCACGGCAACCCGCGTTTGTACGTCACGCTTTGCTGGGGTCGCCCCGCCCCTCACACGCGTGTGCTGACCGGCCCTCCCCTCACACGCGTGTGCTGACCGGCCCTCCCCTCACacgcgtgtgtttgcgtgcgcaggtgcagctgcagctgggacAGACGCAGGGGGATCTGCAGAACGAGCAGACGCTACGGCAGCAGCTGTTCCAGGAGTGTGAGcaggtgagcagtgtgtggagtgtgtggaggtgtgtagagtgtgtagagtgtgtagagtgtgtagagtgtgtagagtgtgtagagtgtgtggaggtgtgtggaggtgtgtagagtgtgtggaggtgtgtagagtgtgtggaggtgtgtagagtgtgtggaggtgtgtgtggagtgtgaagGTCCCTACAGGACGTTACTGCACATTGCTGTCATACAGCAGGGAGGGGCACTGTTTCAGATGAGCTGAATAAGATGCTTTAACTGAAGTGATTCCCAGGCTGTGACCGCATGTAAAACTCCTCACACCCTCTTcaccctgtttctgttccctcataaccctgtttctgtttcctcataaccctgtttctgtttcctcataaccctgtttctgttccctctttaccctgtttctgttccctctttaccctgtttctgttccctctcaaccctgtttctgttccctctcaaccctgtttctgtttcctcataaccctgtttctgttccctcattaccctgtttctgttccctcataaccctgtttctgttccctcataaccctgtttctgtttcctcataaccctgtttctgttccctcataaccctgtttctgttccctcataaccctgtttctgttccctcataaccctgtttctgtttcctcataaccctgtttctgttccctctttaccctgtttctgttccctcataaccctgtttctgttcccttgtaaccctgtttctgttccctcaGGCgcagaggtctgtgtgtgacctGCAGGTGCAGCTGGATCGGCTCAAGACTGCACCTTCCGCTGACACAGAACTCAAGGTGCTCCcagttaaattaattacattcacaacacacattttcactgtACGTTAAAAGATGATTACATATTTAAACATTACTTTTAATGATCCAGAAAAACATTGGAACATTGGTTGTAGGCGTGCGAGGCCTGGTGTTGATATTGTTGTAGCGGTTCTTGTTGCAGTGCACTGTGGGACTTGCGGTTCTCAGTGTTGTGGTGTACTGTTGGACTCGCGGTTCTTGTTGCAGTGCACTGGGACTTGCGGTTCTtgttgcagtgcattgtgggactcGCGGTTCTCCGTGTTGCAGGAGcggctggagaaggagaagaggctGACGAAGGACCTGGGCCAGGCCGCCACCAaactgcagcagctgctgagGACCACCCAGGACCAGCTCTCCAAGGAGCAGAGCACCGTCAGAGCCCTGCAGGAGCAGCTACAGGGGAaggtgagtacacacacacacacacacacacacacacacacacacacacacacacacacactgtacacacacacacccacccacccacactgtacacacacacacacacacacacacacacacactgtacacacacacactgtacacacacacacacacacacactgtacacacagtacacacacacccacacacactgtacacacactgtatacacacacacacacacacacacacacacacacactgtacacacacacacacacacacacacacacacacacactgtacacacacacacacacacactacacacacactacacacacactgtacacacactctctcacactcacacacacacacacacacacacacacacctgctctcacacacacacacgcacactctctcacacacacacacacactctctctcacactctctcacacacacacacacacacacacatgcatgcttgcATTGTATATAAATGGGAGTACgtgctctctctgtttcagggTAATGCGGAGGATCTGAAGGAAGGAACATCTGTTTGAAactgaagaaacaaaacaaaaaaaatacctgCCAAAAATGCCTTAAAGTTATGCATTCTGTCCTGTCCTCTCTGTTGTACGGTAGTTTACAATGAAacctttaaataataaaactgtgATAAGAGTTAAGAACATTTCATTGAGAAGAGGGTCAACAGAGCTACGtacaaaaccttttttatttttgttattgttatttttgttgtttgttggaaTACATTCCATCCGGGCGATTCTGGCCATGTCAAACTCTGCCCTGCCTTACATTCCCAGAATTCACCACGGTGCAGTGTTAACAAGAAGGGAAACGTTGTGCGTGCAACGCGCATCGATTTGTGCAATTCCGTTTTTTATGTGTCGTTTGTGTGCGGTTGAAACGGGGAGGAACACTTCATGGTACACGAACGGGATGCGGGTGAAGCCGACCGCGTTCCGGAGCTGACTGCCAAATACAAGTGTGAATTTGATAAAGAATAAACTACAATGTAGCTGATCTGGGACTCCTTTCTGCTCCTTCTGTTCCTGATTCTGCTCTCGGTGGATGTAAATCTGCAGAGAATTCAACTCTAGAACTGTTTGCCTAACCCTAAACCATATTTCCAGCCTAAAGAATAATCTTGAATATCAGATGTTTCAATTATGGAGGAATTATGGAAAAACTATAACATctataatattttgtttttcatttattgtcactacatattaaaaatgaaatcatgTAAGCCTATATTATTACCTCAAAAATCACTGACTAATAGGCTACTTTCAGGTTGTTAATTTCAACCCTGAACAATTTGCATATCAACAATTCAGTCAAGATAAATGCAAGGAAATGTTTGACGTCTAATGTAtttcactgaaataaaaagtGTAGGGCTAACGGCCAGATTTATGTACTTGGAACTCGCAGCGCAAGGCTTAGTGCTCCATCTGGCCCGTTGTACCTTGTCTTGCACCCAGAATGTGAGAGAAtggcacattacattaatggcatttggcagacgctcttatccagagcgacgtacagtcgattagactaagcaggagacaatcctcccctggagcaatgcagggttgagggccttgctgtgcggatctttgttgtggctacacaaCAAACCACCGACTAGAACCGactagagccaccgaccttgcgtgtcccagtcatttaccttaaccactacgctacaggccgccccagcaTACGAATGATATTTGGAATCCGATATTTTCATGATCCTGCTTGTATCACATTACAGCTGGGTTCTTACAGACCCGAGTTCTCGAAATACGAATAAGAGCAGTTTCGTGCACTGAACGCCTCTACTATTTTAGGAAAGGGAACCGCGACCTGCAGGCGCTCAGCTGCGTATTCGGTGCGCGTGAGCCGAGCGGTGCCGAGCTCACTGTGGGCTGCCTTTACGGCGCGCGGGGAGCGTGACCGCGCGGCTCAAGCCAAGCTCGAAACGCAAGAGCGGCTCGCACCGTTACACCGGAACCGAGACGCGTCTCCGTTTCATGCTTCTGATAATGATCACGAGGCGCAGGTGACATGTCGAGGTCCTGAAACCTGGGCTCAGGTAGCTGAATCCGGGAGTTGGCGAACCATCGGACCAAAACCCAATAACGGTAAGATTCTGGTTGTGTGGCGTGATCATTGCATACTTACTTCTGAAACAGACTGAGGCATGTAGGTGCCATTTTCATTCTTATGCATCATATTGCTAAAGGAGGGCAGCGATTGTACGAGCTGTGTCtgatattttatcattttcattctttcttGTAGTCGACCTATTCGAATGAAAGTTATAGAGGCTACTGCCACAGTGGGATTTCAGATGTAATTTCCAATTAATTCATATAAATACGAGCCTACAACAAGAATAGGGCACCCAAATCTTAATGTTTCTGCTACAGGGAGACTAATGCTGAGACTTTTCTATATCCTGTAAGCCAAATGCATTCTCGCGATGGtggcacacagaacagaaacgGAACCAGATCAACCTGTTACGGTCGTCGTGTCCGtcattaatacaaataacctAACCGAAATAACGACATAACGGTAAACATGAATACCAGAAACAAAATCCTCGCAATTGCTCTAGCGGCGGATTTCAATGAAGATCCCGCTGTCAGGAGAAGGGCTAGAAGTGTGTGGGCGCTAAGATAATGCTAACTGACAGTTAGTTAGTTACctgacttagctagctagttaccaTAAAGCGCTGTCACGACCAAAACATAAAGAACAAAGCCTGGAGAGATttgcttttatatattttttatataactcatagctgccaactctaaCGCTTTCGgagtgagacacacgcatttgcctgttttcacacgcacatgcaaatgcgtgtgtctcacgccgaaagcgtgagagttggcagctatgtatAACTACAAGGTAAACGGCAAGCTCACAAGGTCATACGAACTGACAGTTGGCTAATCTCTGacggttagctaacgttagctagctagcataacTACAAAATGCAGAGATCTCTCCAGGCTTTGTTCTTTATGTTTTGGTCGTGATAGCCCTTTATGGTAAGATCATATATGACCACAACCGCAAGAACCAGCCTCTCCTCCGCCACGTCTGTTGATCTTTGTTGGTCCCACCTCTTCCTCGATTATGATTGGTCGGTCGAAAAAAAGTGACATTGATGAGCTCCAAAAGTTGAACTCAAGCCGGCGCCCAGAGCGCTCCGCCAAAAAACGCTAGCCGCTGAGCGCGCTAAAACGCTAGGCGCGGCGGTGGGAAGAGGAGCGCGCCTAGCGCGTCTTTAGCATAGAAATGAATGGCAGAAAGGCGCTGGCAGCTCAAAAAACGCTTTCTGTGGACACGGCCCCTTAGAGTGTGTGGGGGgaaacagaggaacagaggaaccggttaggaaaatgtttttattgcagAGCCTGTGGAATGGAAATTCCCAAAACAGAGAAACTGATGTGATCTTATACTGACTCAGGAATGTTCTGGTTTAGATCATATCACTGCACACGTGACTGCATATTGTGAAATAAAGCGATATGAGCATGTTTATCTTTATATATCAGTTCTTGGCtaaatgtgtgtaaataaaaaccaataaagATTGGTTTTTATTTACACACATTTCGCCATAGTCTGGCCGACCTACGCTGTATTGTGCTGCCATGTTAACTCATTTCTTACGTTTCTTTTATTCTCAGGGAGTCCACCGCTCCGTCTGCACATTATCTTTAAATTAAGCCCAAGTCAAAGAAGACAAGTTGATATGAATTGCAACACAGATTAGCCGATATTGCTTATTGAGCTTTATCTAAAAGCGTACTTTTCATATACTGCTGAAGTCGACAGTTTCCGACCTGTGGCGTAAGTGCTTAGTGCGTACCGTGGATTAATCTGATTAAACATCACGGCGATAAAAAGGCTATAAATGCGGTCTGAGTCCGTTCCCTCGGTCCTGTTTTCCTTCTCCAAGCCCGGACCCAACAAAGATGGCCGCCGCGCTCATCCGAATCCTGCTCTCCGTTGCCGCGGTGACCGTCTTGGCGGCCGCTAACGGTGCAGTCTTGAGTCCCGAGGACCCCGAAGTTCTCAAAGCAGCGAACTTCGCCATCAGCACCTACAACCagtttaacaacaacaacaacccgtACGCCTACAAACTCCTCTCTGTGGAGTCGGCCACTGCTCAGGTAAACTAATTTTTAGCTCTGTGCTTTCTCTCTGCgggactgaaaacacacctcttaTCTTCACTTACAGGACTACACTTTGTTCTACCACATTCAAATCTTTATTTATTCTATGCAATTTCAATTTGTATTTATTCGACCACATGATTAATTTTTAGGAAACTACCTTTGGTTTCCTAAACAGTAGGTGAAAAGTACAAAAGgaataatgtaattattattattattattattattattattattattactacagtACATGTTTTCCTTGTTGAATAATGGGTGTAGGTTTATGAGAGTTTGGGTAAAGGACAGTCTGGGTGGAAGGGCCACCCTCTCACGTCATCTCTGGCATGGAGATCAGGAGTTGATCTCACGCTCAGGCGCTGCAGGTTCCCTCAGTAAAAACACAGACCAGGGGACAGCGCTCCCTGCTGCCGGGACCATTGACAAAGTATCTTAAAGTCTccggtggcctgtagtgtagccacaataagatccgcacagccgttgggcccttgagcaaggcccttaaccctgaattgctccaggggaggattgtcccctgcttagtctaatcaactgtatgtcgctctggataagagcgtctgccaaaatggcaataatgtatctaaaataatctttttgttttgttatttttctgttcatATTCATTGACCGTGTGATGTTTTAATTGTaaactcgtgtgtgtgtgtgtgtgtgtgtgcgtgtgcgtgtgcgtgtgcgtgtgtgtgtgtgtgtgtgtgcgtgtgtgtgtgtgtgtgtgtgtgtgtgtgtgtgtgtgtgtgtgtgcgtgtgtgtgtgtgtgtgtgtgtatgtgcgtgcgtgtgtgtttgtgtgtgtgtgtgtgtgtgtgtgtatgtgcgtgcgtgcgtgtgtgtgtgtgtgtgtatgtgcgtgcgtgtgtgtgtgtgtgtgtgtgtttgtgtatgtgtgtgtgtgtgtgtatgtgtatgtgttttttttgcagatttACCCCCCTGCGCGGGTGAAGTACagtctgtgggtgagtgtgggacAGACCGTGTGTAAGAACCGACCGGACATCAGCCTGACCCAGTGTgctctgcagaacacacacacggtgagcacaccctgcagaacacactgcatacacacattcatacacatacacacacacacacacacacacacattcatacacatacacacacacacacacacattcatacacatacacacacacacacacacacattcatacacatacacacacacacacacacacacacacacattcatacacatacacacacacacacacacatgcacacacgcaaacacacacacacacacacacacacacacacacattcatacacatacacacactcacacacgcaaacacacacacacggtgagcGCGCTCAGATCCACTGACTCAGAACTGCTGACTCAGAACCCCACAGACCGagactccaacacacacacacacacacacacacacagctagggcctccactctacacacacacacacacacacacacacagagctaggGCCCCCACTCTAACTACAGTTACATCCTGTTCTCTTTGCTCAGATGACCTGCAGATTTGTGGTTCTGGCCGTCCCAAACTCAGCCCTGCCCAGCTACCTTCTGATGGACCAGTGCCAGTGATTGGGATCCGCTCTCCCTcctctatctgtacccctctctgtactGAGATCCACATCTGAATAAAGCAGACTATCCACTGTCCTTAAAAACGGCTGAATTTCTCAACCATTTTCAGTTCTCACAGACTTGccctgtacattttcattatgtatatacactcagtaagcactttattaggtatttagttgACTATTAGATTTTAttcgcctatccacttagaggttttacgtgtgttcagagattctcttctgcctgtccctgctgtaatgtgtgtccctgctgtaatgtgtgtccctgctgtaatgtgtgtccctgctgtaatgtaatgtgtgtccctgctgtaatgtgtgtccCTGCTGTAATGTGGGTATCTGTGTTACTGGGACCTTCctgcagctttgaccagtctggccgttctcctctgagGAGCACCGTTATGGttttttcagttgagtttaTTGGGATTAAATGATGACATTTTTAAAGGCATTTTTAAACTCACCATCAGCTTTACAGACTGTGATGACGTAGCCAATGTGAATAGCcagttaaataagaaaaaacaagcagaacaaCTACATTTCTCAAGCAGTTCACTGTACGGGAATGAGCCTCAGCGATACTCTGCCGCTCCAGGGAGCCGCTGGCCTTCACTCCCTCAGCGTCGGCGGCTGACAGTACAGTTTTGAAACTGAATTTTCTGAGAAAGAATTGCATGAGTGAGAGACCAGGGGT from Conger conger chromosome 2, fConCon1.1, whole genome shotgun sequence encodes the following:
- the zgc:194981 gene encoding cystatin-M, whose translation is MAAALIRILLSVAAVTVLAAANGAVLSPEDPEVLKAANFAISTYNQFNNNNNPYAYKLLSVESATAQIYPPARVKYSLWVSVGQTVCKNRPDISLTQCALQNTHTMTCRFVVLAVPNSALPSYLLMDQCQ